A single Candidatus Eisenbacteria bacterium DNA region contains:
- a CDS encoding SIMPL domain-containing protein (The SIMPL domain is named for its presence in mouse protein SIMPL (signalling molecule that associates with mouse pelle-like kinase). Bacterial member BP26, from Brucella, was shown to assemble into a channel-like structure, while YggE from E. coli has been associated with resistance to oxidative stress.) yields the protein MRRALASVVVLAGLAGPAAAEQWSGPPVLVTSGEASIRAVPNQAMVNVATEGRAQNAKDAQRADAEAMAAVRKALKEAGVPDTSVRTLAYDLQQEFDYVSGKQTPRGYLARHTIEIRVDDVDKLGDLISKVVGAGGASVAGIRFDVKERDQLERDALRKAVEDARSRADAAAAGAGTSVTGLIRIEELRMPEPRPMVMARAMAAEQSAVATPIAAGELEIRAAVTLTSALK from the coding sequence ATGCGAAGAGCTTTGGCTTCCGTCGTCGTCCTCGCCGGCCTCGCCGGGCCGGCGGCAGCGGAGCAATGGTCCGGGCCGCCGGTGCTCGTCACGAGCGGCGAGGCGTCGATCCGGGCGGTGCCGAACCAAGCCATGGTGAACGTCGCCACCGAGGGGCGCGCGCAGAACGCGAAGGACGCGCAGCGCGCGGACGCCGAGGCGATGGCCGCCGTCCGCAAGGCGCTGAAAGAGGCCGGCGTCCCCGACACGAGCGTGCGGACGCTCGCCTACGACCTGCAGCAGGAGTTCGACTACGTGAGCGGCAAGCAGACGCCGCGTGGCTACCTCGCCCGGCACACGATCGAGATCCGCGTCGACGACGTCGACAAGCTGGGCGATCTCATCTCCAAGGTCGTCGGCGCCGGCGGCGCATCGGTCGCCGGCATCCGGTTCGACGTGAAGGAGCGCGACCAGCTCGAGCGCGACGCGCTCCGCAAGGCGGTCGAGGACGCGCGCAGCCGGGCCGACGCGGCCGCGGCGGGCGCCGGCACGAGCGTCACGGGGCTCATCCGCATCGAGGAGCTGCGCATGCCCGAGCCCCGTCCCATGGTGATGGCGCGCGCCATGGCGGCCGAGCAGTCCGCGGTCGCGACGCCGATCGCGGCGGGCGAGCTCGAGATCCGCGCCGCCGTCACGCTGACGTCGGCGCTCAAGTGA
- a CDS encoding LLM class flavin-dependent oxidoreductase, translating to MDVSLQLIFQNYGGALPDAEHVAWETRIAELAEPLGFDKVFVVEHHFTDYAACPDNAQFLSYLAARTKRIGLGTGAFILPWNTPLRVAEKITLLDHLSGGRAVLGLGRGLARREYDGFGIAMKESRDRFDEAARMVLDATDRGWIEGAGPYYPQARTDIRPRPLRGFRDRLYAIGMSPESVEQAARLGARLAIFSQMPWEMWAGTALASYRTVYTDTHGGTPPPPMTCDLMYCAPDDAEAEATARVHMAEYYLSVLDHYEILSKNFEGVRGYEMYAQAAEILSSMGKEDQAQSYLYVQSWGSPKTILHKLHQRREVVGDFELSVIARYGALPPEKVDASLRLFAREVLPELHRW from the coding sequence ATGGACGTCTCCCTCCAGCTGATCTTCCAGAACTACGGCGGCGCGCTCCCCGACGCCGAGCACGTGGCGTGGGAGACGCGCATCGCGGAGCTCGCCGAGCCGCTCGGCTTCGACAAGGTGTTCGTCGTCGAGCACCACTTCACCGACTACGCCGCGTGTCCCGACAACGCGCAGTTCCTGTCGTACCTGGCGGCACGCACGAAGCGCATCGGGCTCGGGACGGGCGCCTTCATCCTGCCGTGGAACACGCCGCTGCGCGTGGCGGAGAAGATCACGCTCCTCGACCACCTCTCGGGCGGCCGTGCCGTGCTCGGGCTCGGCCGCGGCCTCGCGCGCCGCGAGTACGACGGGTTCGGCATCGCCATGAAGGAGTCGCGCGACCGCTTCGACGAGGCGGCGCGCATGGTCCTGGACGCGACCGATCGGGGTTGGATCGAAGGGGCGGGCCCGTACTATCCGCAGGCCCGCACCGACATCCGCCCGCGTCCGCTGCGCGGCTTTCGTGACCGTCTCTACGCGATCGGCATGTCGCCGGAGTCGGTGGAGCAGGCGGCGCGCCTCGGCGCGCGGCTCGCGATCTTCTCGCAGATGCCCTGGGAGATGTGGGCGGGCACGGCGCTCGCGAGCTACCGCACCGTGTATACCGACACGCACGGCGGGACGCCGCCGCCGCCGATGACCTGCGACCTCATGTACTGCGCGCCCGACGACGCCGAGGCCGAGGCGACCGCGCGCGTGCACATGGCCGAGTACTATCTGTCGGTGCTCGATCACTACGAGATCCTCAGCAAGAACTTCGAGGGCGTACGCGGCTACGAGATGTACGCGCAGGCGGCGGAGATCCTCTCGTCGATGGGCAAGGAGGACCAGGCACAGAGCTACCTCTACGTGCAGAGCTGGGGCTCGCCGAAGACGATCCTCCACAAGCTCCACCAGCGGCGCGAGGTGGTCGGCGACTTCGAGCTCTCGGTGATCGCTCGCTACGGCGCGCTGCCGCCCGAGAAGGTCGACGCGAGCCTGCGCCTGTTCGCTCGCGAGGTGCTGCCCGAGCTGCACCGCTGGTGA
- a CDS encoding AI-2E family transporter, with amino-acid sequence MALRRETVFWLGVLGGLAFLLWLLSPILLPFVLGMALGYLLDPVVEWLARLGLSRTAASGLLIVGAFLGGVVALITVLPAIIGQTVDFARHVPELLGALRDRLQPLVARVLADVQATPAGDLTGPLSQVIDKATDRLPGIAGDLVGRGLALVNVLSLLAITPLVAFYLLRDWPKIVAEIDDWLPRASAPTIRAQIRAIDTVLAGFARGSATVCGLLALFYGIALSAVGLDFGLVIGLTAGAVSFVPYLGFIVGLTSSVGVALYQFWPDWMRVAIVLAIFFAGQIVSDYVLVPRLVGERIGLHPLWVIFGVFAGGALFGFVGVLLSVPVCAVIGVLTRFAIGRYKDSDLYRGVEAG; translated from the coding sequence ATGGCGCTGCGGCGAGAGACGGTCTTCTGGCTCGGCGTGCTCGGGGGGCTGGCGTTCCTGCTCTGGCTCCTGTCCCCCATCCTGTTGCCGTTCGTGCTCGGCATGGCGCTCGGCTACCTCCTGGACCCGGTCGTCGAGTGGCTCGCGCGCCTCGGGCTCTCGCGCACGGCGGCGTCGGGGCTCCTCATCGTGGGCGCGTTCCTCGGGGGAGTGGTCGCGCTGATCACGGTCCTGCCGGCCATCATCGGACAGACGGTCGACTTCGCACGCCACGTGCCCGAGCTCCTCGGCGCGCTGCGCGACCGGCTGCAGCCGCTCGTCGCCCGCGTCCTCGCCGACGTCCAGGCGACGCCGGCGGGCGACCTCACGGGGCCGCTCTCCCAGGTGATCGACAAGGCCACCGACCGCTTGCCCGGCATAGCGGGCGATCTCGTCGGGCGAGGGCTCGCGCTCGTGAACGTGCTCTCGCTCCTCGCCATCACGCCGCTCGTCGCCTTCTACCTCTTGCGCGACTGGCCGAAGATCGTCGCCGAGATCGACGACTGGCTGCCGCGCGCGTCCGCGCCGACCATCCGCGCGCAGATCCGCGCCATCGACACGGTGCTGGCCGGATTCGCGCGCGGCTCGGCCACCGTGTGCGGCCTTCTCGCGCTCTTCTACGGCATCGCGCTCTCGGCCGTCGGGCTCGACTTCGGTCTCGTGATCGGCCTCACGGCGGGCGCGGTGTCGTTCGTCCCGTATCTCGGCTTCATCGTGGGGTTGACCTCGTCGGTCGGCGTCGCGCTCTACCAGTTCTGGCCGGACTGGATGCGCGTCGCGATCGTGCTCGCGATCTTCTTCGCCGGTCAGATCGTGAGCGACTACGTGCTGGTGCCGCGCCTGGTCGGCGAGCGGATCGGACTCCATCCGCTCTGGGTCATCTTCGGGGTGTTCGCGGGTGGCGCGCTCTTCGGCTTCGTCGGCGTGCTGCTCTCGGTTCCGGTCTGCGCGGTGATCGGCGTCCTCACGCGCTTTGCGATCGGACGCTACAAGGACTCGGACCTCTACCGCGGCGTGGAGGCCGGCTGA
- a CDS encoding hemolysin III family protein, whose protein sequence is MVFIVLEPDRSIHAPSKPRLRGVLHHYAFFVSLVTGAVLLAFAPDRRALVAAGVYGVSLSALLGVSALYHRPTWSVPARRWMGRLDHSMISVLIAGTYTPFGMLAISGTFAALLLGVIWGGALASIVLHVVWIDLPKWLSASLYVVLGWVGIAAMPDLVDHAGWTVTALLASGGILYSVGALVYALRRPDPVPAVFGYHEVFHALVLAAATAHYAAVALTVLPAG, encoded by the coding sequence GTGGTCTTCATCGTGCTGGAGCCGGATCGCAGCATCCATGCGCCGTCGAAGCCCCGCCTGCGCGGTGTCCTCCACCACTACGCGTTCTTCGTCTCACTGGTGACGGGCGCCGTGCTGCTCGCGTTCGCGCCCGATCGCCGCGCGCTCGTCGCGGCCGGTGTCTACGGCGTCAGTCTCTCGGCGCTTCTCGGCGTGAGCGCACTCTACCACCGTCCGACCTGGTCGGTCCCGGCTCGGCGATGGATGGGACGGCTCGACCACTCGATGATCAGCGTGCTGATCGCGGGGACGTACACGCCCTTCGGCATGCTCGCGATCTCGGGCACCTTCGCGGCCCTCCTGCTCGGCGTCATCTGGGGCGGGGCGCTCGCGAGCATCGTCCTGCACGTGGTGTGGATCGACCTTCCGAAGTGGCTGAGCGCAAGCCTCTACGTCGTGCTGGGATGGGTGGGCATCGCGGCCATGCCCGACCTGGTCGACCACGCGGGTTGGACGGTGACGGCGCTGCTCGCGTCCGGCGGCATCCTCTACTCCGTGGGCGCGCTCGTCTATGCGCTCCGGCGCCCCGATCCCGTGCCGGCGGTCTTCGGCTACCACGAGGTCTTCCACGCGCTCGTGCTCGCCGCGGCGACGGCGCACTACGCGGCCGTGGCGCTCACCGTGCTGCCGGCGGGCTGA
- a CDS encoding C1 family peptidase: MPTNRKTRRKSLKDYRRDARPDTLDFRDLMYTPTLVEVPVEIPLVRYRAAKVPILDQGREGACTGYGLATTVHYLLRTRRVVPDVTAVSPSMLYAMAKRYDEWPGESYEGSSARGAMKGWHKHGVCNAALWAPGGRAAQANVLTDKRAVDARERPLGAYFRVNHKDLVAMHAAISEVGILYATASVHSGWDKVGPDGHIPFEQKDEGGHAFALVAYDRRGFWIQNSWGADWGHQGFCHISYDDWLANGTDVWVARLGVPVTLAAVDAASARSVMSAQGSSYTSNDLRPHVISIGEYGLLREDGTYGKNREAVEATLRSDFPRITKGWKQKRILLYAHGGLVGESGALQRIADVRETLLENEIYPLAFVWHTDYWSSLTGALKDAVVKRRPEGVLDAAKDFMLDRLDDMLEPIARLGTGKLVWDEMKDNGLAATTGDDGGARLVATLVARLAKDSGVQIHVAGHSAGSIFHAPLVALLATAGKIARGPLAGQTGLGATIETCTLWAPACTTQLFAECYMPVINAGRLRRFALFTLTDQIEQDDDCAGIYHKSLLYLVSHAFEAVPRIPLTSKQGEPLLGMEHWVERDPKLAKLFGGVNPNVDWVKAPNDAPPGSPVASAARHHGDFDDDEPTVRATLARILGKQAAAPDLKFEASPSSRRDRRQVLERISPPAAR; this comes from the coding sequence ATGCCCACCAACCGAAAGACCCGTCGCAAGTCGCTGAAGGACTACCGTCGCGACGCCCGTCCGGACACCCTCGACTTCCGCGACCTCATGTACACGCCGACGCTGGTCGAGGTGCCGGTCGAGATTCCACTGGTGCGCTACCGCGCCGCGAAGGTGCCGATCCTGGACCAGGGGCGCGAAGGTGCGTGCACCGGCTACGGGCTCGCGACCACGGTCCATTACCTCCTTCGAACGCGGAGGGTCGTTCCGGACGTGACGGCCGTCAGCCCGTCGATGCTCTACGCCATGGCGAAGCGGTACGACGAGTGGCCGGGCGAGAGCTACGAAGGCTCGAGCGCGCGCGGCGCGATGAAGGGCTGGCACAAGCACGGGGTGTGCAACGCGGCCCTGTGGGCGCCGGGAGGCCGCGCCGCGCAGGCCAACGTCCTCACCGACAAGCGCGCCGTCGACGCGCGCGAGCGGCCGCTCGGCGCCTACTTCCGCGTGAACCACAAGGACCTCGTCGCGATGCACGCGGCGATCAGCGAGGTCGGCATCCTGTACGCGACGGCGTCGGTGCATTCGGGCTGGGACAAGGTCGGACCGGACGGCCACATCCCGTTCGAGCAGAAGGACGAAGGCGGGCACGCGTTCGCGCTGGTCGCGTACGATCGCCGGGGCTTCTGGATCCAGAACTCGTGGGGCGCCGACTGGGGTCACCAGGGCTTCTGCCACATCTCGTACGACGACTGGCTCGCCAACGGTACCGACGTCTGGGTGGCCCGGCTCGGGGTGCCGGTGACGCTCGCGGCGGTCGATGCGGCCAGCGCGCGCTCGGTCATGTCCGCGCAGGGCTCGAGCTACACGTCGAACGACCTGCGCCCGCACGTGATCAGCATCGGCGAGTACGGCCTGCTGCGCGAAGACGGAACCTACGGCAAGAACCGCGAGGCGGTCGAGGCGACGCTCCGCAGCGATTTCCCCCGCATCACCAAAGGCTGGAAGCAAAAGCGCATCCTGCTCTACGCCCACGGTGGGCTCGTCGGCGAGTCGGGCGCGCTCCAGCGGATCGCCGACGTGCGCGAAACGCTGCTCGAGAACGAGATCTATCCGCTCGCCTTCGTGTGGCACACCGACTACTGGTCGAGCCTCACGGGCGCACTGAAGGACGCCGTCGTGAAGCGCCGCCCCGAGGGCGTTCTCGACGCCGCGAAGGACTTCATGCTCGATCGCCTCGACGACATGCTGGAGCCGATCGCGCGGCTCGGCACCGGCAAGCTCGTGTGGGACGAGATGAAGGACAACGGGCTCGCGGCCACGACCGGAGACGACGGCGGGGCACGGCTCGTGGCGACGCTCGTCGCGCGCCTCGCGAAGGATTCGGGCGTCCAGATCCACGTCGCCGGCCACAGCGCCGGCAGCATCTTCCACGCCCCGCTCGTCGCGCTCCTCGCGACCGCCGGCAAGATCGCCAGGGGACCACTCGCCGGACAGACGGGCCTCGGGGCGACGATCGAGACGTGCACGCTCTGGGCGCCGGCGTGTACGACCCAGCTCTTCGCGGAGTGCTACATGCCGGTCATCAACGCCGGCCGACTGCGGCGCTTCGCGCTGTTCACGCTCACCGACCAGATAGAGCAGGACGACGACTGCGCGGGCATCTACCACAAGTCCCTCCTCTACCTCGTGTCGCACGCCTTCGAGGCGGTGCCGCGGATTCCGCTCACGTCCAAGCAGGGAGAGCCGCTGCTCGGCATGGAGCACTGGGTCGAGCGCGATCCGAAGCTGGCGAAGCTGTTCGGCGGAGTGAACCCGAACGTCGACTGGGTGAAGGCGCCGAACGACGCGCCGCCGGGAAGTCCCGTGGCATCCGCCGCGCGACATCACGGCGACTTCGACGACGACGAGCCGACCGTTCGCGCGACCCTGGCTCGCATCCTCGGCAAGCAGGCCGCCGCGCCCGACCTCAAGTTCGAGGCGAGCCCGTCCAGCCGGCGTGATCGGCGGCAGGTGCTCGAGCGGATCAGCCCGCCGGCAGCACGGTGA
- a CDS encoding CARDB domain-containing protein, with amino-acid sequence MKNTRAIFATVLLAGASVLVSPAGAKLLPCPGGRYLVLGQPIMGDADAPGVDTVDIAGRMVGIASGCSAVKAKVRATRSGTKIVARWPSCQGMAGKAMLKGTIVEQCRTLSAAFSVRAMGMTKPFIAALSMCGDGVWDPDGGEECDGALGPCGGLCNACRCSGGVTTTTITDVTTTTGATTTTGATTTTTTGGTTTTAGGTTTTVATTTSVTTTSSAGSTSTTVTTTTHATTSTTVTTSTTVTTTTTPGGTTSTSTSTMPVFTTTTTSTTLIAPDLLPIMFSCPFQMPAGSAVFMDYTVKNQGQATAVAPWFDYILISTDQTLGGDTAIGVYQRASNLAAGGSYSGMPTVTMPNVPPGTYYIFFQTDGANAVAEGANEANNVGGAVQITITAPDLTPTAFSAPASGTAGSQISVSYTVKNQGTASGAAPWSDQVFLSTDMTFGGDTLIGSFSRAVGVVANGTYTDTQNATLPVVSPGTYYLFFVADGMNQMYEGGQEANNVRGPLTITVN; translated from the coding sequence ATGAAAAACACGCGCGCCATCTTCGCCACCGTGCTCCTCGCAGGAGCGTCGGTCCTCGTGTCGCCGGCCGGAGCCAAGCTGCTCCCATGTCCCGGCGGCCGCTACCTCGTCCTCGGCCAGCCGATCATGGGCGACGCCGACGCGCCGGGGGTCGACACCGTCGACATCGCCGGCCGCATGGTCGGGATCGCCAGCGGCTGCAGCGCCGTGAAGGCCAAGGTGCGCGCGACGCGCAGCGGAACCAAGATCGTCGCGCGCTGGCCCTCCTGCCAGGGCATGGCCGGGAAGGCGATGCTGAAGGGCACGATCGTCGAGCAGTGCCGGACCCTCAGCGCCGCCTTCAGCGTGCGCGCGATGGGCATGACGAAGCCGTTCATCGCCGCGCTCAGCATGTGCGGCGACGGCGTGTGGGACCCCGACGGCGGCGAGGAGTGCGACGGCGCGCTCGGCCCGTGCGGCGGCCTGTGCAACGCCTGTCGGTGCAGCGGGGGCGTCACGACGACCACGATCACCGACGTCACGACGACGACCGGCGCGACCACCACGACCGGCGCCACGACGACCACGACCACGGGCGGCACCACGACGACTGCTGGCGGCACGACCACGACCGTCGCGACGACGACCAGCGTGACGACCACCTCGTCGGCCGGCTCGACGAGCACGACGGTGACCACGACGACCCATGCGACGACGTCGACCACGGTCACGACCAGCACGACCGTCACCACCACGACGACGCCCGGCGGAACGACCTCGACGTCGACGAGCACCATGCCCGTCTTCACCACGACCACCACGTCGACGACGCTCATCGCCCCCGACCTCCTGCCGATCATGTTCTCGTGTCCTTTCCAGATGCCCGCGGGGTCGGCGGTGTTCATGGACTACACCGTGAAGAACCAGGGCCAGGCCACCGCGGTCGCTCCCTGGTTCGACTACATCCTCATCTCGACCGATCAGACGCTCGGCGGCGACACTGCGATCGGCGTCTACCAGCGCGCGAGCAACCTGGCCGCGGGCGGCAGCTACAGCGGCATGCCGACGGTGACGATGCCGAACGTGCCGCCGGGAACCTACTACATCTTCTTCCAGACCGACGGCGCGAACGCCGTCGCCGAGGGCGCCAACGAGGCGAACAACGTCGGCGGCGCCGTCCAGATCACGATCACGGCGCCCGACCTCACGCCCACCGCGTTCAGCGCCCCGGCGTCGGGCACGGCGGGGTCGCAGATCTCGGTCTCGTACACGGTGAAGAACCAGGGGACGGCGTCCGGCGCGGCGCCCTGGTCGGACCAGGTGTTCCTGTCGACCGACATGACCTTCGGCGGCGACACGCTCATCGGGTCGTTCTCGCGCGCCGTCGGCGTGGTGGCCAACGGCACCTACACCGACACGCAGAACGCGACGCTGCCGGTCGTCTCGCCGGGCACCTACTACCTCTTCTTCGTCGCCGACGGCATGAACCAGATGTACGAGGGCGGCCAGGAGGCCAACAACGTCCGCGGCCCCCTGACGATCACGGTCAACTGA
- a CDS encoding SPOR domain-containing protein, with amino-acid sequence MHDEVPGRQENGIAGDVASPADVESSSDLVATRLLVALRSRAGHILVTGEDAKSAAALFTEVERQVPVYCSVRVNGRSLDPDAVVLALWKSRESVDPSLKRHQMVQVLVEDARLVKLPIFVVVIDADAADAGQLDALRRALEGAPDANEVVRVILLGGPRVSEVLARPESRALATRIVASVHVPPASARSAPVAAITNVSPPVAQPETSRFPLVAVLGATALLAAWLFLRTAPERSVETAPVADTTVVQAPPAPEQPLAAAPPVVPEAIAPPPAVAPAAPAPSAAAAPTTATPPPVAPAAAPPSEVATAPSAPKSRALQVGAFLSIERAEALRAKLAQKYKDVYVAPVDRDGKTFYRVRVGGLTSDADLAAATTALREAGLTPIRVPNRATSD; translated from the coding sequence ATGCACGATGAGGTGCCTGGCCGTCAGGAGAACGGAATCGCCGGCGACGTCGCGTCGCCAGCGGACGTCGAGTCGTCGTCCGATCTGGTGGCCACGAGGCTCCTCGTGGCGCTCCGGTCGCGGGCCGGGCACATCCTCGTAACCGGCGAGGATGCGAAGTCGGCCGCGGCGCTCTTCACGGAGGTCGAGCGGCAGGTTCCCGTGTACTGCAGCGTGCGCGTCAACGGGCGGTCGCTGGATCCCGACGCCGTCGTCCTCGCGCTCTGGAAGTCGCGCGAGAGCGTCGATCCGTCGCTCAAGCGGCATCAGATGGTGCAGGTGCTCGTCGAAGACGCGCGCCTCGTCAAGCTGCCGATCTTCGTCGTCGTCATCGACGCCGACGCAGCGGACGCAGGACAGCTCGATGCCCTGCGCCGCGCGCTCGAGGGCGCGCCCGATGCGAACGAGGTCGTGCGCGTGATCCTGCTCGGCGGCCCCCGCGTGAGCGAGGTCCTGGCGCGCCCCGAGTCGCGCGCGCTCGCGACCCGCATCGTCGCGAGCGTGCACGTTCCGCCGGCCAGCGCCCGATCGGCTCCGGTTGCCGCGATCACGAACGTGTCCCCGCCGGTCGCGCAACCCGAGACCTCCCGCTTCCCGCTCGTGGCGGTCCTGGGTGCCACGGCGTTGCTGGCGGCCTGGCTCTTCCTGCGAACGGCCCCGGAGCGTTCCGTCGAGACTGCCCCGGTCGCCGACACGACGGTGGTGCAAGCTCCCCCGGCGCCCGAGCAGCCGCTCGCGGCCGCGCCGCCGGTGGTGCCCGAGGCGATCGCGCCTCCGCCGGCCGTCGCGCCCGCAGCGCCCGCGCCATCGGCAGCCGCCGCGCCAACGACCGCGACGCCACCGCCCGTCGCACCGGCAGCCGCACCTCCGAGCGAGGTCGCCACCGCTCCGAGCGCGCCCAAGTCGCGCGCTCTGCAGGTGGGCGCCTTCCTCTCCATCGAGCGCGCCGAGGCCCTGCGGGCGAAGCTGGCGCAGAAGTACAAGGACGTCTACGTCGCGCCCGTCGATCGGGACGGCAAGACCTTCTATCGTGTGAGGGTCGGAGGCCTCACGAGCGACGCCGACCTCGCGGCCGCCACGACGGCGCTGCGGGAGGCCGGCCTGACGCCCATCCGCGTCCCCAACCGAGCTACCTCGGACTGA
- a CDS encoding CocE/NonD family hydrolase, translating into MKRSPVVLLFAVALLGSTPQPVRAALRAQAGIGFVAVLDTTPGTEVVLQDRRGLEVGRGTTDAFGSFIFRELAQGEQYTVRAGGSSTTAKVLSFDDTPDPSLYTSQSLGAGLQYIRMRDGTLLSAMVRAPAGMTLADGPFPTVVEYSGYAVADPDDAHMQASSLIASVLGFATVGVNMRGSGCSGGVIDLFDLPTTADGYDVIEAVAAQPWVQGGKVGMIGISFPGISQLFVGGARPPHLAALAPLSTIADIYRAPGFPGGIFNNGFAETWLRERKDDAAPAPAGGQSWAIKRVNDGDQTCLANQRLRLQTQDPVEVTRANSYFTPSLMVNRSPINWVAKIDVPMFYSSAFQDEQTGGDFASMLYRFPKRPDVKITVTNGVHSSTLDPETLWNWNAFLDIYVANRVPDPFVLGLIAPIVYHEILGAGTPTPPLPAVNRFAGITSVDEARQLFEADPYVRVMMENGAGSPIAGLPASTFELGFDKWPPRQVRATTWYFGPNGTLGRTRPRGGDAGVDVYYPDPDVRPAQTIPGQGQSESWEIIPPYDWRPLVDRTAVAYATAPLTDDTTIVGPGSVDLWLQSTDADTDLQVTLSEIRPDGLETYVQNGWLRASHRKLGRSSKLEPRPTHLEKDAKPLPPHEFVKTRVGLFASSHVFRKGSRIRISIEAPGGDRTRWRFDTPATGGHVRNEISRIGARASRLVLPVVPGVEVPQTLPPCPGLRGQPCRTYVPAWNGG; encoded by the coding sequence ATGAAACGCTCGCCCGTAGTCCTTCTCTTCGCCGTCGCGCTCCTCGGGAGTACCCCCCAGCCGGTCCGGGCCGCCCTGCGGGCTCAGGCCGGCATCGGATTCGTCGCGGTCCTCGACACCACGCCCGGAACCGAGGTCGTGCTCCAGGACCGTCGCGGGCTCGAGGTGGGTCGTGGCACGACCGATGCCTTCGGCAGCTTCATCTTCCGCGAGCTCGCCCAGGGCGAGCAGTACACCGTCCGGGCCGGCGGCAGCTCGACCACCGCGAAGGTGCTCTCGTTCGACGACACGCCCGATCCGTCGCTCTACACCAGCCAGAGCCTCGGCGCGGGCCTGCAGTACATCCGGATGCGCGACGGGACGTTGCTCTCCGCCATGGTCCGCGCGCCGGCCGGTATGACGCTCGCCGATGGGCCGTTTCCCACCGTGGTCGAGTACTCGGGCTACGCGGTCGCCGACCCCGACGACGCCCACATGCAGGCGTCGTCGCTGATCGCGAGCGTGCTCGGCTTCGCGACCGTCGGCGTCAACATGCGCGGCTCGGGATGCTCGGGCGGCGTCATCGATCTCTTCGACCTTCCGACGACGGCCGACGGCTACGACGTCATCGAGGCCGTGGCGGCGCAGCCGTGGGTGCAGGGCGGCAAGGTCGGCATGATCGGCATCTCGTTTCCGGGCATCAGCCAGCTCTTCGTGGGCGGCGCACGCCCGCCGCACCTGGCGGCCCTCGCGCCGCTCTCGACCATCGCCGACATCTATCGGGCGCCGGGCTTCCCCGGTGGCATCTTCAACAACGGCTTCGCCGAGACCTGGCTCCGCGAGCGCAAGGACGACGCGGCACCCGCGCCGGCGGGCGGGCAGTCGTGGGCCATCAAGCGCGTCAACGACGGCGACCAGACGTGCCTCGCGAACCAGCGCCTGCGCCTCCAGACGCAGGACCCGGTCGAGGTGACGCGTGCGAACTCGTACTTCACGCCGTCGCTCATGGTGAACCGGTCGCCGATCAACTGGGTGGCGAAGATCGACGTGCCGATGTTCTACTCGAGCGCCTTCCAGGACGAGCAGACGGGCGGCGACTTCGCGTCGATGCTGTATCGCTTTCCCAAGCGGCCCGACGTGAAGATCACGGTGACGAACGGCGTGCACTCGAGCACGCTCGATCCCGAGACGCTGTGGAACTGGAACGCGTTCCTCGACATCTACGTCGCGAACCGCGTGCCCGACCCGTTCGTGCTCGGGCTGATCGCGCCGATCGTCTACCACGAGATCCTCGGCGCCGGGACGCCGACGCCGCCGCTGCCGGCCGTGAACCGCTTCGCCGGCATCACGAGCGTCGACGAGGCGCGGCAGCTCTTCGAAGCCGATCCGTACGTCCGCGTGATGATGGAGAACGGCGCGGGCTCGCCCATCGCGGGGCTGCCGGCGTCGACGTTCGAGCTCGGCTTCGACAAGTGGCCTCCGCGCCAGGTGCGCGCGACGACCTGGTACTTCGGACCGAACGGCACGCTCGGGCGCACGCGGCCGCGCGGCGGGGACGCCGGCGTCGACGTCTACTACCCCGATCCCGACGTGCGGCCTGCGCAGACGATCCCGGGGCAGGGACAGTCGGAGTCGTGGGAGATCATTCCGCCGTACGACTGGCGCCCGCTGGTCGATCGCACCGCGGTCGCCTACGCGACGGCGCCGCTCACGGACGACACGACGATCGTCGGTCCGGGGAGCGTCGATCTGTGGCTGCAGTCGACCGATGCGGACACCGACCTGCAGGTGACGCTGAGCGAGATCCGTCCCGACGGGCTCGAGACCTACGTGCAGAACGGCTGGCTCCGGGCGAGCCACCGCAAGCTCGGCCGCTCGTCGAAGCTCGAGCCGCGACCGACGCACCTCGAGAAGGACGCGAAGCCGCTCCCGCCGCACGAGTTCGTGAAGACGCGCGTCGGCCTGTTCGCGTCCTCGCACGTGTTCCGCAAGGGCTCGCGGATCCGCATCAGCATCGAGGCGCCGGGCGGCGATCGGACGCGCTGGCGCTTCGACACACCGGCCACCGGCGGCCACGTTCGCAACGAGATCTCGCGCATCGGTGCGCGGGCGTCGCGTCTCGTCCTTCCGGTGGTTCCCGGAGTGGAGGTCCCCCAGACACTCCCGCCCTGCCCGGGGCTGCGCGGACAGCCGTGCCGGACGTACGTGCCGGCGTGGAACGGGGGCTAG